A section of the Alkalihalobacillus sp. LMS39 genome encodes:
- a CDS encoding class I SAM-dependent methyltransferase, with amino-acid sequence MGTGFGVGSSWILSAIAPTVQLITVDHSKEVVDITANHLKHPNVEFVCGDWKEVMAKGPFQFIFADAAAAKTMEGELMLQVLANGGMLLMDDFTPEEHFPEEWKVKPDKVREFWLNQKDLVATEIYVTPTSSVILATKMRK; translated from the coding sequence GTGGGAACTGGCTTTGGTGTTGGGAGTTCATGGATATTGTCCGCTATAGCTCCAACAGTTCAGTTAATTACAGTCGATCATTCAAAAGAAGTAGTGGACATAACGGCGAATCACCTTAAACATCCTAATGTGGAATTTGTTTGTGGGGATTGGAAAGAAGTGATGGCTAAAGGTCCGTTTCAATTTATCTTTGCTGATGCGGCAGCTGCAAAGACAATGGAAGGAGAGTTAATGTTACAAGTATTAGCTAATGGTGGGATGTTATTGATGGATGATTTTACACCAGAAGAACATTTCCCGGAAGAATGGAAAGTCAAACCTGATAAAGTAAGAGAATTTTGGCTAAACCAAAAAGACCTAGTAGCGACAGAAATCTATGTAACACCGACGTCCTCAGTAATTCTCGCAACGAAAATGAGGAAATAA
- a CDS encoding lipid II flippase Amj family protein — protein MELITEKLLFIAFFIFIIHSIETLAYAVRLSGARVKLIASALSLFNIMVIVSRLANMMQQPFTGSLIDTAPQVNTLEFVEAQFRILIGASTIGTLFGILLLPTFIALFSRAIIHLSEEKGSVPSLMKRIFSLHYIKRGITHFSLPKFSYLRDTKVKDIPINLFCINMVITAIYTIGVLSALYAALLAPERASTAIMASGLINGIATILLVVFIDPKISVIADDVVNKKGSYNKLKSMSLMMVTSRLLGTVLAQLLFIWGAKYIAWFTTFIV, from the coding sequence ATGGAGCTTATTACTGAAAAACTATTGTTTATCGCTTTTTTTATTTTTATTATTCATTCAATTGAAACATTAGCATATGCGGTAAGGTTGTCAGGTGCGAGAGTTAAATTGATAGCGTCAGCTTTATCTCTTTTTAACATCATGGTCATCGTTTCAAGACTGGCTAATATGATGCAACAGCCTTTCACGGGGAGTTTAATTGATACGGCACCACAAGTAAATACGCTAGAGTTTGTAGAAGCACAATTTCGGATATTGATTGGTGCCTCAACGATTGGAACACTATTTGGGATTCTTCTACTTCCTACTTTCATCGCTTTATTTTCAAGAGCGATTATCCATTTGTCAGAAGAAAAAGGGTCAGTACCTTCTTTAATGAAAAGAATCTTTTCGTTGCATTACATAAAGCGTGGCATAACTCATTTTAGTTTACCTAAATTTTCTTATTTGCGTGATACAAAGGTTAAAGATATTCCTATCAATTTATTTTGCATAAACATGGTCATTACAGCAATTTATACAATCGGTGTATTATCTGCATTATATGCAGCTTTATTAGCGCCGGAAAGAGCGTCTACTGCGATTATGGCATCTGGATTAATTAATGGAATAGCAACGATCCTTTTAGTTGTTTTCATTGACCCGAAAATTTCTGTCATCGCAGACGATGTAGTGAATAAAAAAGGAAGTTACAATAAATTGAAAAGTATGTCACTAATGATGGTAACGTCAAGATTACTAGGCACAGTGCTTGCGCAATTATTATTCATATGGGGAGCAAAATATATCGCTTGGTTTACAACGTTTATTGTTTAA
- a CDS encoding histidine phosphatase family protein — protein MFTNVYFVRHAHSVYTPDELERPLSEKGLSDARKVTKLFKNEEIDIVVSSPYKRAIQTVKGTAQTINKEVEVVNNFKERTLTIVPAEDFTRAIKKVWEDENFAWEGGESNVAAQQRGVEALYHILEKYKGKNIVIGTHGNIMVLIMNFFSKQYDYTFWQNLDMPDNEKELIKVDRVWGTSANPCHKGDSLNLCN, from the coding sequence ATATTTACGAATGTTTACTTTGTTAGACACGCTCACTCTGTTTATACACCAGATGAACTTGAACGGCCGTTATCGGAAAAAGGGCTTTCAGATGCAAGAAAGGTTACAAAACTATTTAAAAACGAAGAAATCGATATAGTAGTTTCAAGCCCTTATAAGCGAGCAATTCAAACGGTAAAAGGGACAGCGCAAACAATAAATAAAGAAGTTGAAGTGGTAAATAATTTTAAAGAGAGAACGTTAACGATAGTCCCAGCCGAGGATTTTACTCGGGCCATTAAGAAAGTATGGGAGGATGAAAATTTTGCATGGGAAGGTGGAGAGTCCAATGTTGCCGCTCAACAAAGGGGAGTAGAAGCCTTATACCATATACTAGAAAAGTATAAAGGCAAAAATATTGTTATTGGGACTCACGGTAATATCATGGTATTAATCATGAATTTTTTTTCTAAACAATATGATTATACATTTTGGCAAAATCTCGATATGCCCGATAATGAGAAGGAGTTAATAAAAGTGGATCGAGTATGGGGGACATCAGCTAATCCATGCCATAAAGGTGATTCTTTAAATCTTTGTAACTGA
- a CDS encoding DUF4871 domain-containing protein: MKMMLICFVAIGVLLGCSNETTLEENWEESSTFSLPVTFGDGTKGDYIFIGEKEKIAIQIGSGVEGEVVTRPIIAGEPHKYMWYFWGEQDEIRGKLKVVGINENGEEHKVLLIDRQKVWEYPPIGINPLNGADTHTPSGMEFPTPGLWKLEVHIGDNFFGDIIVNVEERFEN, from the coding sequence ATGAAAATGATGCTAATTTGTTTCGTTGCAATTGGAGTGTTATTAGGATGTTCAAATGAAACGACTCTTGAGGAGAATTGGGAAGAAAGTTCAACGTTTTCGCTCCCAGTTACTTTTGGAGATGGGACAAAAGGAGATTATATATTTATTGGCGAGAAAGAAAAAATTGCTATCCAAATAGGATCCGGTGTGGAAGGAGAAGTGGTAACTCGACCAATTATCGCAGGTGAACCGCATAAATATATGTGGTATTTTTGGGGTGAACAAGATGAGATACGGGGAAAGTTAAAAGTTGTCGGTATTAATGAAAATGGGGAAGAACACAAAGTACTATTGATCGACAGACAAAAAGTATGGGAGTATCCCCCTATTGGGATAAATCCTCTTAATGGAGCGGATACACATACTCCATCAGGCATGGAATTTCCAACACCAGGATTGTGGAAATTAGAAGTTCATATAGGGGATAACTTTTTTGGTGACATCATAGTCAATGTAGAGGAACGCTTTGAAAATTAG